In the genome of Alphaproteobacteria bacterium, the window CAACAATATGGATTGATAGTTTCAAGAAGAAAGATTCAAAGGTCTTTATCTCAATTAAATCTAAAAGTTAAAATGAAACGAAGATTTAAAGTTATTACAACTACTTCAAACCATAAACTACCAATTTCTCCAAATCATGTTGATAGAGATTTCTATAGCTCTACGATTGATACAATATATGTTGGAGATATTACATATGTTCCAACTAAAGAGGGATGGTTATATCTTGCAGTT includes:
- a CDS encoding IS3 family transposase, with product MCKLFNVSRSCYYNWIQKGCVVNRIDTEFNKLIKDIFEQSRATYGTRRIKEVLKQQYGLIVSRRKIQRSLSQLNLKVKMKRRFKVITTTSNHKLPISPNHVDRDFYSSTIDTIYVGDITYVPTKEGWLYLAV